Proteins encoded by one window of Azospirillum thiophilum:
- a CDS encoding pentapeptide repeat-containing protein, with protein MMDERYLRAVRDALMRHQQWLLRDPTGRGRRANLSFYDLAGLGLNRVNLSGAKLTGASLARARMAGIVLSKADLYGTDLSRADLTGAQLQGADLRGARVDGARLVNANFQGADLRRGMVLEAGELRAAGNSDGTTTFVGCSLSQAVLSDCRMSQCDFSGSDLSGADLSGSDLSGAILIGADLTGAIMRKATLDGVLMCGARLNEELRTALERHGVDVDGTGLTTTAARMTDLIAGHQIWVDKLGKGGERIELQRVDLRGYNFTNQLLCGAVMRFCGLRGADFSGAKLMMADLSYSDLRDADFTSADLSGCNLEGANLAGAKLWRAKFRKVDISGDGSRLWPTSFAKAQLTGADLRDASLAGVVLRGTDLTAIKTSFATLKGADLSAARGWQPCEAPA; from the coding sequence ATGATGGATGAACGCTACCTTCGGGCGGTTCGCGACGCGCTGATGCGGCATCAGCAATGGCTGCTGCGCGACCCGACGGGCAGGGGGCGGCGCGCCAATCTCAGCTTCTACGACCTGGCCGGGCTCGGCCTCAACCGCGTCAACCTGTCGGGCGCCAAGCTGACCGGGGCCAGCCTGGCGCGGGCGCGGATGGCCGGCATCGTGCTGTCGAAGGCCGATCTCTACGGCACCGACCTGTCGCGGGCGGACCTGACCGGCGCCCAGCTGCAGGGTGCCGACCTGCGCGGCGCGCGGGTCGACGGCGCCCGGCTGGTGAACGCCAATTTCCAGGGCGCCGACCTGCGCCGCGGCATGGTGCTGGAGGCCGGGGAATTGCGGGCGGCCGGCAACAGCGACGGCACCACCACCTTCGTCGGCTGCAGCCTGTCCCAGGCGGTGCTGAGCGATTGCCGCATGTCGCAGTGCGACTTCTCCGGCAGCGACCTGTCCGGCGCCGATCTCAGCGGCAGCGACCTCAGCGGCGCCATCCTGATCGGCGCGGATCTGACCGGGGCGATCATGCGCAAGGCGACGCTGGACGGCGTGCTGATGTGCGGCGCCCGCCTGAACGAGGAACTGCGCACGGCGCTGGAGCGGCACGGCGTCGACGTCGACGGCACCGGCCTGACCACCACCGCGGCGCGGATGACCGACCTGATCGCCGGCCATCAGATCTGGGTCGACAAGCTGGGCAAGGGCGGGGAGCGCATCGAGCTGCAGCGGGTCGACCTGCGCGGCTACAACTTCACCAACCAATTGCTGTGCGGGGCGGTGATGCGCTTCTGCGGGCTGCGCGGGGCCGATTTCTCCGGCGCCAAGCTGATGATGGCCGACCTGTCCTACAGCGACCTGCGCGATGCCGACTTCACCAGCGCCGACCTGTCCGGCTGCAACCTGGAGGGCGCCAATCTGGCCGGGGCCAAGCTGTGGCGGGCCAAGTTCCGCAAGGTCGACATCAGCGGCGACGGCAGCCGGCTGTGGCCGACCAGCTTCGCCAAGGCGCAGTTGACCGGGGCCGACCTGCGCGACGCCAGCCTTGCCGGGGTGGTGCTGCGCGGCACCGACCTGACGGCGATCAAGACCAGCTTCGCCACGCTGAAGGGCGCCGACCTGTCCGCCGCCCGCGGCTGGCAGCCTTGCGAGGCGCCGGCCTGA
- the msrB gene encoding peptide-methionine (R)-S-oxide reductase MsrB: MVGLDIDDQQEETGGMPESDNKQADASGRDWKRALSPNQYKVLREHATEYPGTSPLNGEKRTGTYRCAGCGQPLYASATKYESGSGWPSFWEPLPGAIETTTDHKLAYPRTEVHCAACKGHLGHVFDDGPEPTGKRYCMNGVAMTFVPGEKAD, translated from the coding sequence ATGGTTGGTCTGGACATCGACGATCAGCAGGAGGAGACCGGCGGCATGCCCGAATCGGACAACAAACAGGCGGACGCCAGCGGGCGGGACTGGAAGCGCGCGCTGTCGCCCAACCAGTACAAGGTCCTGCGCGAACACGCGACGGAATATCCCGGCACCAGCCCGCTCAACGGCGAGAAGCGGACCGGCACCTACCGTTGCGCCGGCTGCGGCCAGCCGCTCTATGCCAGCGCAACCAAGTACGAGAGCGGCTCGGGCTGGCCCAGCTTCTGGGAGCCGTTGCCGGGGGCGATCGAGACCACGACCGACCACAAGCTGGCCTATCCGCGCACCGAGGTTCATTGCGCCGCCTGCAAGGGCCATCTCGGCCATGTCTTCGACGACGGGCCGGAGCCGACGGGCAAGCGCTATTGCATGAACGGCGTCGCCATGACCTTCGTCCCCGGCGAAAAGGCCGACTGA
- a CDS encoding response regulator: MHTIAVVDDDPITRETLKAYLEGEGYRVMLARDGDQLSVLLARGRIDLLLLDIRLPGKDGLAVTRELRAVSNIGIILITGRSDRMDRLIGLELGADDYITKPFEPREILARTRSLLRRIARPTRPAGGRVKRFDGWELHLDKRRLRAPGGEDARLTSAEFELLAAFVENPGRVLSRDDLLDLTLRGDSVPYDRSIDRLVRRLRRVVEHDPADPARIVTVHGMGYMFQAAVD, from the coding sequence ATGCATACGATTGCGGTTGTCGACGACGATCCCATCACCCGCGAAACCCTGAAGGCCTACCTGGAAGGCGAAGGCTACCGGGTGATGCTGGCGCGTGACGGCGACCAGCTGTCGGTGCTGCTGGCGCGCGGGCGGATCGACCTGCTGCTGCTCGACATCCGGCTTCCGGGCAAGGACGGGCTGGCGGTGACGCGGGAATTGCGGGCCGTCTCCAACATCGGCATCATCCTGATCACCGGGCGCTCCGACCGGATGGACCGGCTGATCGGGCTGGAACTTGGGGCCGACGACTACATCACCAAGCCGTTCGAGCCGCGCGAGATCCTGGCCCGCACCCGCAGCCTGCTGCGCCGCATCGCCCGCCCGACTCGGCCGGCCGGCGGCCGGGTCAAGCGATTCGACGGGTGGGAACTGCATCTCGACAAGCGCCGGCTGCGCGCGCCCGGCGGCGAGGACGCCCGCCTGACCTCCGCCGAGTTCGAGCTGCTGGCCGCCTTCGTCGAGAATCCCGGCCGGGTGCTGAGCCGCGACGATCTGCTGGACCTGACCCTGCGCGGCGATTCGGTGCCCTACGACCGCTCGATCGACCGGCTGGTCCGCCGCCTGCGCCGGGTGGTGGAGCATGACCCGGCCGACCCGGCCCGTATCGTCACCGTCCACGGCATGGGCTACATGTTTCAGGCGGCGGTCGACTGA
- a CDS encoding PLP-dependent aminotransferase family protein has product MTNWTPTLEGRPGPLYRVIADALADDIADGVLAVGTRLPTHRDLAFRLGVTVGTVTRAYAEAEKRGLIGGEVGRGTFVQGQRAPAALPLPGWPPAVQAAAGPVIVNMTTVHPEHAVAAQALGQALTAIGASGHLAALIGYGPHAGLPEHRAAAAAWLERQHRVKAAAESVLLTTGAQNALAVALAAIARPGDVILAERLTNIGTKALAATQGYHLEGVAIDEHGLVPDAFDSACRRLGPKAAYLVPTLQNPTAVVMPEARRHEIVRIARRYGVILIEDDVFGFMVPDTRPLQTIAPDITLYVSSVSKSLAAGLRLGFVVAPPELRSRVETTIRALQYSAPALPAEVVTRWIQDGTADRIVATQREEDLARQRLARSILPAETVCGHPAAQHLWLVLPEPWRREDFVGEARRRGVIVIGADAFAVGRASAPHAVRLGLSMPRSRDEAARGLRALADALDAPAAAMLSIV; this is encoded by the coding sequence ATGACAAATTGGACCCCGACCCTGGAGGGCCGCCCCGGCCCGCTTTATCGCGTCATCGCCGACGCGCTGGCCGATGACATCGCCGATGGCGTGCTGGCGGTCGGCACGCGGCTGCCAACCCACCGCGACCTCGCATTCCGCCTTGGCGTGACGGTGGGAACGGTGACCCGCGCCTATGCCGAGGCGGAAAAGCGGGGGCTGATCGGCGGCGAGGTCGGGCGCGGCACCTTCGTCCAGGGCCAGCGTGCACCGGCGGCGCTCCCGCTGCCCGGCTGGCCCCCGGCGGTGCAGGCGGCGGCCGGTCCGGTCATCGTCAACATGACCACGGTCCATCCCGAACATGCGGTGGCGGCCCAGGCCCTGGGCCAGGCGCTGACCGCCATCGGGGCTTCCGGCCATCTCGCGGCGCTGATCGGCTACGGCCCCCATGCCGGGTTGCCCGAGCATCGCGCCGCCGCCGCCGCCTGGCTGGAGCGCCAGCACCGGGTGAAGGCGGCGGCCGAGTCGGTCCTGCTGACCACCGGCGCGCAGAACGCGCTGGCGGTGGCGCTCGCCGCGATCGCCCGCCCCGGCGACGTCATCCTGGCGGAGCGGCTGACCAACATCGGCACCAAGGCGCTGGCCGCCACCCAGGGCTACCACCTGGAAGGGGTCGCCATCGACGAGCATGGGCTGGTGCCGGACGCCTTCGACAGCGCCTGCCGCCGGCTGGGGCCGAAGGCGGCCTACCTGGTGCCGACCCTGCAAAACCCGACCGCGGTGGTGATGCCCGAGGCGCGCCGCCACGAGATCGTCCGGATCGCCCGGCGCTATGGCGTGATCCTCATCGAGGACGACGTGTTCGGCTTCATGGTGCCCGACACCCGGCCGCTTCAGACCATCGCCCCCGACATCACCCTCTATGTGTCGAGCGTATCGAAGAGCCTCGCCGCCGGCCTGCGGCTGGGCTTCGTCGTCGCCCCGCCGGAATTGCGCTCGCGCGTCGAGACCACCATCCGCGCCCTGCAATATTCCGCTCCCGCCCTGCCGGCGGAGGTCGTGACGCGCTGGATCCAGGACGGCACCGCCGACCGCATCGTCGCCACCCAGCGCGAGGAGGATCTGGCCCGCCAGCGGCTCGCCCGCTCGATCCTGCCGGCCGAGACGGTCTGCGGCCACCCGGCAGCCCAGCATCTCTGGCTCGTGCTGCCCGAACCATGGCGGCGCGAAGATTTCGTCGGCGAGGCCCGGCGGCGCGGCGTGATCGTCATCGGCGCCGACGCCTTCGCCGTCGGCCGGGCCAGCGCGCCCCACGCCGTGCGCCTCGGCCTGAGCATGCCGCGCAGCCGCGACGAAGCCGCCCGCGGCCTGCGCGCGCTGGCCGACGCGCTGGACGCGCCGGCGGCGGCGATGCTGTCGATCGTGTGA
- a CDS encoding EboA domain-containing protein, which produces MTSCPADRSVLPALVAARDPDSAAWLAGLLAAPPLPGTPAFMRAFAAAGRRLREAPPPRGDEVTALMALGIAAPALWSGPRLLRAALLATAVEEADGAADGKAPARLTAAFRTSDSEERAAILQSLMLLPDPARFAALAADACRSSVQPVFEAIAGDNRFPAAHLSEPVFNQMVLKAVFTGMPLARVAGLAERTTPALRRMAADFRSERRVAGRIVPADLDLLLDAVSADHSATYPANGISTP; this is translated from the coding sequence ATGACCTCCTGTCCAGCGGACCGCAGCGTCCTACCGGCCCTCGTCGCCGCACGCGACCCCGACAGCGCCGCCTGGCTCGCGGGCCTGCTGGCCGCCCCACCCCTGCCCGGCACTCCCGCCTTCATGCGCGCCTTCGCGGCGGCCGGCCGCCGGCTGCGCGAAGCCCCGCCGCCGCGGGGCGACGAGGTGACGGCCCTCATGGCGCTCGGCATCGCGGCACCCGCCTTGTGGAGCGGTCCGCGGCTGCTGCGCGCCGCCCTGCTCGCCACCGCCGTCGAGGAAGCGGATGGGGCGGCGGATGGGAAGGCGCCGGCCCGGCTGACCGCGGCCTTCCGCACCTCCGACAGCGAGGAGCGGGCGGCGATCCTCCAGTCGCTGATGCTGCTGCCCGATCCGGCGCGCTTCGCCGCACTGGCCGCCGACGCCTGCCGCTCCAGCGTGCAGCCGGTGTTCGAGGCGATCGCAGGAGACAATCGCTTCCCCGCCGCCCATCTGTCCGAACCGGTCTTCAACCAGATGGTGCTGAAGGCGGTGTTCACCGGCATGCCGCTCGCCCGCGTCGCCGGGCTGGCGGAGCGGACGACCCCCGCCCTGCGCCGTATGGCGGCCGATTTCCGCAGCGAACGCCGCGTCGCCGGCCGCATCGTGCCGGCGGATCTCGACCTCCTGCTCGACGCCGTCTCCGCCGACCATTCAGCCACCTATCCAGCCAATGGGATCTCCACGCCATGA
- a CDS encoding TatD family hydrolase produces the protein MKLFDPHIHMTSRTTDDYAAMRRAGIIAVTEPAFWLGQPRTHAGSFEDYFLSLVGWERFRASQFGIRHFCTLGLNPKEANNPDIVDPVLELVDLYLEKDGVVAVGEIGYDDMTPAEDDILSRQVEMAIRHRLPIMVHTPHRDKKAGTRRTIDLLREAGVPPHMVLIDHNNEETLPITLDSGCWAGHTIYPGSKMDEPRMVGLVQTYGAERIMVNSSADWGISDPLKVPKTVAAMEEAGISAAAIETIVWRNPIAFYAQSGRLDPAELEETLPVDQRLLFEGNTVLRGQKPTVELPATAADHVAEPA, from the coding sequence ATGAAGCTGTTCGACCCGCACATCCACATGACGTCGCGCACCACCGACGATTACGCCGCCATGCGCCGGGCCGGCATCATCGCGGTGACCGAGCCGGCCTTCTGGCTGGGCCAGCCGCGCACCCATGCCGGCAGCTTCGAGGATTATTTCCTGTCGCTGGTCGGCTGGGAACGGTTCCGCGCCAGCCAGTTCGGCATCCGCCATTTCTGCACGCTGGGCCTCAACCCGAAGGAGGCCAACAACCCCGACATCGTCGATCCGGTGCTGGAACTGGTCGACCTCTATCTGGAGAAGGACGGTGTCGTCGCGGTGGGCGAGATCGGTTATGACGACATGACCCCGGCGGAGGACGACATCCTGTCCCGGCAGGTGGAGATGGCGATCCGCCACCGCCTGCCGATCATGGTCCACACACCACACCGCGACAAGAAGGCCGGCACGCGGCGCACCATCGACCTGCTGCGCGAGGCCGGGGTGCCGCCGCACATGGTGCTGATCGACCACAACAACGAGGAAACGCTGCCGATCACGCTCGACAGCGGCTGCTGGGCCGGCCACACCATCTATCCCGGCAGCAAGATGGACGAGCCGCGCATGGTCGGGCTGGTCCAGACCTATGGCGCCGAGCGGATCATGGTCAACAGCTCGGCCGACTGGGGCATCAGCGACCCGTTGAAGGTGCCGAAGACGGTCGCGGCGATGGAGGAGGCCGGCATTTCCGCCGCGGCCATCGAAACCATCGTCTGGCGCAATCCCATCGCCTTCTACGCCCAGAGCGGCCGTCTCGACCCGGCGGAGCTGGAGGAGACGCTGCCGGTCGACCAGCGCCTGCTGTTCGAGGGCAACACGGTGCTGCGCGGCCAGAAACCGACGGTGGAGCTGCCTGCAACCGCAGCCGACCACGTCGCCGAACCGGCATGA
- a CDS encoding alkaline phosphatase family protein → MTLTRRTLVLNVVGLTADLLPHAPALSALATRGVRPLVPPLPAVTCTVQASMLTGRTPSGHGCVANGWYDRDLSEILFWKQSNRLVSGETLWEEARRRDPSFTGAKLFWWYNMYSGADLSVTPRPVYCADGRKLPDIHSRPAGLRDELIKRLGPFPLFRFWGPGADIVSSRWIADCAAEVERRMRPSLSLVYLPHLDYDLQRFGPDDPRIPAQVAAVDGLCAPLIERAEREGMRVIVLSEYGITNVTGPIAINRALREAGLIAVRTEQGGELLDPGASEAFAVADHQIAHIHVARPEQVPEVRDLVAGLDGVERVLDRIDQRAAGIDHPRSGDLVAISRADRWFSYPYWLDDARAPDFARTVEIFRKPGYDPAELFIDPAIRWPKLAIGWRLARKALGFRTLMDLIPLDGGLVKGSHGRPTDRAEAGPLLISSEPALLPDGPIPAEAVKGLILSHLFD, encoded by the coding sequence ATGACGCTCACGCGCCGGACCCTGGTCCTGAACGTGGTCGGCCTGACCGCCGACCTGTTGCCGCACGCCCCTGCCCTGTCGGCGCTCGCCACGCGCGGCGTCCGGCCGCTGGTGCCGCCGCTGCCGGCGGTGACCTGCACCGTGCAGGCCAGCATGCTGACCGGGCGGACGCCATCGGGCCATGGCTGCGTCGCCAACGGCTGGTACGACCGCGACCTGTCGGAGATCCTGTTCTGGAAGCAGAGCAACCGGCTGGTGTCCGGCGAGACCCTGTGGGAGGAGGCGCGCCGCCGCGACCCGTCCTTCACCGGGGCCAAGCTGTTCTGGTGGTACAACATGTATTCGGGCGCCGACCTCAGCGTCACCCCGCGCCCGGTCTATTGCGCCGACGGCCGCAAGCTGCCCGACATCCACAGCCGGCCGGCCGGGTTGCGTGACGAGTTGATCAAGCGGCTCGGCCCCTTCCCGTTGTTCCGCTTCTGGGGACCGGGGGCCGACATCGTCTCCAGCCGCTGGATCGCCGACTGCGCGGCGGAGGTGGAACGGCGGATGCGCCCCAGCCTGTCGCTGGTCTATCTGCCGCACCTGGATTACGACCTCCAGCGCTTCGGCCCCGACGACCCGCGCATTCCGGCCCAGGTCGCGGCGGTGGACGGGCTGTGCGCCCCGCTGATCGAGCGGGCGGAGCGCGAGGGCATGCGGGTGATCGTGCTGTCGGAATACGGCATCACCAATGTGACCGGCCCCATCGCCATCAACCGCGCACTGCGCGAGGCCGGGCTGATCGCGGTGCGCACCGAACAGGGCGGCGAGTTGCTCGACCCCGGCGCGTCGGAGGCCTTCGCGGTGGCCGACCACCAGATCGCCCACATCCATGTCGCCCGCCCCGAGCAGGTGCCGGAGGTGCGGGATCTCGTCGCCGGGCTGGATGGTGTGGAGCGGGTGCTGGACCGCATCGACCAGCGCGCGGCCGGCATCGACCATCCGCGCTCCGGCGATCTGGTGGCGATCAGCCGGGCCGACCGCTGGTTCAGCTACCCCTATTGGCTGGACGACGCCCGCGCCCCCGACTTCGCCCGCACGGTGGAGATCTTCCGCAAGCCCGGCTACGACCCGGCGGAGCTGTTCATCGATCCGGCGATCCGTTGGCCGAAGCTGGCCATCGGCTGGCGGCTGGCGCGCAAGGCGCTGGGCTTCCGCACCCTGATGGACCTGATCCCGCTGGACGGCGGTCTGGTCAAGGGTTCGCACGGCCGCCCCACAGACCGGGCGGAGGCCGGGCCGCTGCTGATCTCCTCCGAGCCGGCCCTGCTGCCGGACGGCCCGATCCCGGCGGAGGCGGTGAAGGGGCTGATCCTGTCCCACCTGTTCGACTGA
- a CDS encoding TolC family outer membrane protein produces the protein MIPETWRACGSAFAAGLALLLAAAPAGAMTLQEALSRAQATNPTLAAEQARLRAVDEQIPQAMSGYRPTVTATLGISRDLTDTRYEGIGSERTETNAKSASVTASQPLFDATVASAVRRAERLVEAERATLLATEQTVLLNAATAYLDVVKNQELVALNTANVALLQRQLKAAQDRARVGEYTRTDVAQADSRLAQAVASRLAADGTLETARAGFVRIVGSLPGTLAAPKPAFRLPKTLEEASALARANNPSVLSAAYAEDAQRHYIDRQFGQMLPSASLSASGSRSWDPGRDDGIDYTRTDSLTARVQVTAPLYQAGLPESQVREAKQTAGQYHMQTREQGNQSVESAVTAWAALEAARANIHSYRDQIKAAQTALDGLREEAKVGSRTLLDVLDQEQELLTSRVNLVGAQRDETVAAFQLLAACGQLSAERLGLEKRAH, from the coding sequence ATGATTCCGGAAACTTGGCGGGCTTGCGGCAGCGCGTTCGCGGCTGGGCTGGCGCTGTTACTGGCGGCGGCACCGGCCGGGGCGATGACCCTGCAGGAGGCGCTGTCGCGCGCCCAGGCGACGAATCCGACGTTGGCGGCGGAGCAGGCCCGCCTGCGCGCAGTGGACGAGCAGATCCCGCAGGCGATGTCCGGCTACCGGCCGACGGTCACCGCCACGCTGGGAATCAGCCGCGACCTGACCGACACGCGCTATGAAGGCATCGGCAGCGAGCGGACGGAGACCAATGCCAAGAGCGCATCGGTCACTGCCAGCCAGCCGCTCTTCGATGCGACCGTAGCCTCGGCCGTGCGCCGGGCCGAACGGCTGGTCGAGGCGGAACGCGCCACCCTGCTGGCGACCGAACAGACCGTGCTGCTGAACGCCGCGACCGCCTATCTCGACGTGGTGAAGAACCAGGAACTGGTGGCACTCAACACCGCCAACGTGGCGCTGCTGCAACGGCAGTTGAAGGCGGCGCAGGATCGCGCCCGGGTCGGCGAATATACCCGCACCGACGTCGCCCAGGCCGACTCCCGGCTGGCCCAGGCGGTGGCGTCGCGGCTGGCGGCGGACGGCACGCTGGAGACGGCGCGCGCCGGCTTCGTCCGCATCGTCGGCAGCCTGCCGGGAACACTGGCGGCGCCCAAGCCGGCCTTCCGCCTGCCCAAGACACTGGAGGAGGCATCGGCGCTGGCCCGCGCCAACAACCCGTCGGTCCTCAGCGCCGCCTATGCGGAGGACGCCCAGCGCCACTATATCGACCGGCAGTTCGGCCAGATGCTGCCCTCCGCCAGCCTGTCGGCCAGCGGATCGCGAAGCTGGGATCCCGGCCGCGACGACGGCATCGACTACACCCGCACCGACAGCCTGACCGCGCGCGTGCAGGTGACAGCCCCGCTCTATCAGGCCGGCCTGCCGGAGTCCCAGGTTCGTGAAGCGAAGCAGACGGCCGGACAGTACCACATGCAGACCCGCGAGCAGGGCAATCAGAGCGTCGAGAGCGCCGTCACCGCCTGGGCGGCGCTGGAAGCGGCGCGGGCCAACATCCACTCCTACCGCGACCAGATCAAGGCGGCCCAGACCGCGCTCGACGGCCTGCGGGAAGAGGCCAAGGTCGGCAGCCGCACCCTGCTGGACGTGCTGGACCAGGAACAGGAACTGCTGACCAGCCGGGTCAATCTGGTCGGCGCCCAGCGCGACGAAACGGTCGCCGCCTTCCAGCTGCTCGCCGCCTGCGGACAGCTGTCGGCGGAGCGGCTGGGGCTGGAAAAGCGGGCGCACTGA
- a CDS encoding ferritin-like domain-containing protein — protein sequence MTTDASQAEAVAVPAAGTKATDIAKSALKTLFVRAKRPTTIEDIRYNLQLAVELEHATLPVYLQAAYSLDDAKNGVIANMIIGVAMQEMEHFCQAANILVAVGGHPAIDDPKFVPTYPGGLPKEIGTQPGQPQFIVHLRPFSKDQIKNCFMVIEEPADPVDIKDTGLLKAASDIQDNYRTIGEFYEDIAKALTALGDGVFSGKPDGQVYGMFGIKPILCLADAQAAIERIIVEGEGTPTAPTEDDTGDMAHYYTYYEIYKGRKIAKQGDDWVFTDETIPFDPTGVADIPDDPKQEDYPPGSAAAIQSQSFNTYYSNLLKALHQSFNGNPDKINDAVALMFDLKIQAKSLMQTPLNDGTGKCAAPTWQYIP from the coding sequence ATGACCACCGACGCCAGCCAGGCGGAGGCCGTCGCGGTGCCGGCCGCCGGCACCAAGGCGACCGACATCGCCAAGTCAGCCCTGAAAACCCTGTTCGTGAGGGCCAAGCGGCCGACCACGATCGAGGATATCCGCTACAATCTCCAGCTCGCGGTCGAGCTGGAACACGCCACCCTGCCGGTCTATCTCCAGGCCGCCTATTCGCTGGACGATGCGAAGAACGGCGTCATCGCCAACATGATCATCGGCGTTGCGATGCAGGAGATGGAGCATTTCTGCCAGGCCGCCAACATCCTGGTCGCCGTCGGCGGCCATCCGGCGATCGACGACCCGAAATTCGTTCCGACCTATCCCGGCGGCCTGCCGAAGGAGATCGGCACCCAGCCCGGCCAGCCGCAGTTCATCGTGCATCTGCGTCCCTTCTCCAAGGACCAGATCAAGAATTGCTTCATGGTGATCGAGGAGCCGGCCGATCCGGTCGACATCAAGGACACCGGGCTGCTGAAGGCGGCCTCCGACATCCAGGACAATTACCGCACCATCGGCGAGTTCTACGAGGACATCGCCAAGGCGCTGACCGCTCTGGGCGATGGCGTCTTCTCCGGCAAGCCGGACGGGCAGGTCTACGGCATGTTCGGCATCAAGCCGATCCTGTGCCTTGCCGACGCCCAGGCCGCCATCGAGCGCATCATCGTCGAAGGCGAAGGCACGCCGACCGCCCCGACCGAGGACGACACCGGCGACATGGCCCATTACTACACCTATTACGAGATCTACAAGGGCCGCAAGATCGCCAAGCAGGGGGACGACTGGGTCTTCACCGACGAGACCATCCCCTTCGACCCGACCGGCGTCGCCGACATTCCCGACGACCCCAAGCAGGAGGATTATCCGCCCGGCTCGGCGGCGGCGATCCAGTCGCAATCCTTCAACACCTATTACTCGAACCTGCTGAAGGCGCTGCACCAGTCCTTCAACGGCAATCCCGACAAGATCAACGACGCCGTCGCGCTGATGTTCGACCTGAAGATCCAGGCGAAGAGCCTGATGCAGACGCCGCTGAACGACGGGACCGGCAAGTGCGCCGCGCCGACCTGGCAATACATCCCCTGA